Below is a window of Salvelinus sp. IW2-2015 linkage group LG11, ASM291031v2, whole genome shotgun sequence DNA.
GTGATATACTATGTCATTTTGCAATATAACGCGCCATTTCTTCCAGGATAAGGATAAACCTTCAGGACTTAAGAACCAATTGATGCTATATATGCAATGTGGTCGGAGACTCCGTATGGCGGGTGTGAGGAAATAGCGGGgcctccggaggcatgcagagggCAAATTGAGCCCTGTacctcccaaattttgtaacattGCAGAGGGCTCTGCACAGACGTGATTGGTTGAcggtataaacacaaactcacttccttgacaacttccttcacaccagctctgctcaacagctctgcgctgctccgCGAAGCGCaataagtatgaatgccctgacttctacAGAGTCCATATCACTGTAAATGCTGCACAGCCAATGCAGACTGCAGATTGACCATGTAAGGGTCTTTAACTGTCATTAATGTAAGAGTCAATACTGCCACCTAGTGGAAAGAAATAGATAATGGGTTAAGACGAATGatgtattgaattgaattgtatataaaccctgggttgaggatgctatgtattggccgttgtgaggctttgaagccacaggTCCGCCATTTTTACACTCCCcggtaggagcagtcctccatgggaatgaatggaattccacagtgtttcaaggacaaaattacatataTTTAGGTATTTATTTGCATAGCTCACAAATATCATttcaaagtatgcattaaggaggcaaaaacgaatgtagacattaacaaatgcatttctatagcttccattttttttttacaacggtgggggagtgccaagatggaggcacggtggcctCAACACAGYACCCCATATCAGTCATCTCttgaacatacactatatatacaaaagtatgtgaacacaccttcaaattagtgaattYggctatttcagccacacccgttgctgacaggtgtataaaatcgagcacacagccatgcaatctccatagagaaacattggcagtagaatggccgtaaaaatcatctgtcctcggttgcaacactcactactgagttccaaactgcctctggaagtaacgtcagcacaagaactgttcgtcaagggagcttcatgaaataggtttccatggctgagcacccacacacaagatcaccatgcgcaatgccaagcgtcagctggagtggtgtaaagctcgctgccatttgactctagagcagtggaaacgcggtctctggagtgatgaatcacacttcaccatctggcagtctgacggacgaatctgggtttggaggatgccaggagaacgatacctgccccaatgcatagtgccaactgtaaagttcggtggtggaggaataatggtctggggctatttttcatggttcaggctaggtcccttagttcctgtgaagggaaatcttaacgctacagcatacaatgacattctagacgattctgtgcttctaactttgtggcaacagtttggggaaggccctttcctgtttcagcatgacaatgccccagtgcacaaagcgaggtccatacagaaatattttgtccagatcggtgtggaagaacttgactgacctgcacagagccctgacctcaacctcatcgaacacctttgtgttGAATTGGAATGCCtaactgcgagtcaggcctaatcacccaacagtagtgtccaacctcactaatgctcttgtggctgaatggaagcaagtccccacagcaatgttccaacatctagtgcaaaGCATTCCCATAATAGTgcaggctgttatggcagcaaaggggggaaccaacttcatattaatgcccatgattttggaatgagatgttcgacgagcaggtgtccaaatacttttggtcatgaagtGTAGAAATCATTTGTTAAAGCAGGAGTAATTGCTGTTAAGTTGTATTGAATAACATTGTGAATACATGTCATATCAAGAGACTACACCTGATTATTCATGTAACTCACTAACAGTGTTACTTTAATTAAgaccaggtttttagaaatgctttcAGAGAGAAAGAAACCTGACATGACAGTGTGAACAAAATATTATACTGATTTATTGAAGCTTCTAAAAGTTCTATAGCCATTCCCTTTTTTCACAGAATATTAAATTGCAGCTATATAAAGTGCATTTATGAAATTCCAAACACAGTATAAACAAATGACCTGTATGTAATCGTATTCAAAAATATATCACCACACTTATGCAGAAAATGGACCATCTGGCGGCAGTACATTTCAGTAGAGATTGCATGCCTATATCATACATAAGTGTGTCTTGCTCCAGTCATATTATACGAAAAATACATTATTCAATGACAGAAGCGGAAATGGGGCTGAGAATTATCTTTACATGAAATCTGCTATATGGCAAGGACTTGAACTGAATGAATTTGAAGTCTACTTTATCTAATTGACTGTATTGCGATGACATCAAATTCACACATTCACATGGTAATGAGAGTTAGACTGTGTCTTCTGCAGTTTTTGCCTCATCAAATGCTCTCAACCTGTTGTTGCTGGCTTCTTTGGCAGCAATGTCCTTGTTGGACTCTTCTTCTTTTTCCTCCAGATTagccttcctttcctcctcctttttctctttgTGCAACAACCGGTAGTTGATACCCATCCCCACAAACAGGAACACACTGGCAATAATAAGGATCACCCCACAGCTCTGGTAGGTGTATTGGTAGTCATTGTAAATGTCTTTGAATTTACCTGTGGAAAAACAAAAGATTCATTCTAAATTGTATCATAAGTTAGTCTTTACTTTATATAGAAACAAGGTGCGTAACGAAACTACAAATACGTGTGCACATACTCACCTAGCAAAGGGGGTCCTAACAAGACAGGCCCACACTCCACGATGGTGACCAGTCCCACTGCACTGGAGAAGCGCTGTGTTCCCACCAGGTCCATGAGTGTCTCAAACAGTACCGCACTCAGCCAGCCGAAGGCAAAGCCAAAGAAGATGGCGTAGATAACAAAGCCTGTGTAGTCCACGGAGATGGGCGCCAGGACGTGGCACACGCCATTCAACAGCACAGAGCAGGCAAAGAAGTACTGCACCCTGGGTCGTATCCACTTGGTATTGGCCACAATGCCCATGGAGGGCCGGGCCACCATGTCCACAAAGGCCAGGACAGACAGCAGGAAGGCTGCTTTCTCTTTGGGGATGTCCCTGCTCTTGGCGAAGTTACTAAGGAACACCAGTGGGGAGAAGAGGCCAAAGAACATGATGACGTTACCCATGAGGTAGAGCACGAAGCCCCGGTGTTTGAACAGCGAGAGGTCAATAAAACTGTTGCACTTCTGCCCACACGTCATACTTTCTTTGGCAACATCTTCACTTTTCAAGGAAGACTGTGGTTTTGGTTCGATGGGTCTCATGAGAGAGCCAGCCACGCAGCAGTTGAACAGCAGGCCTCCCAGGATCAGGAAGCTGCCCCTCCAGCCAAACTGGTCAAAGAGCCAACTGTTGAGAGGGGCCAGGGTGGACAGGAACACCGGGCTACCTGCCATGGCGATTCCATTGGCGATGGGCCGCTTATGGTAGAAGTACTTCCCAATCATAGTAAGGGCCGGGTTCAGATTGAATGCCAGTCCCAAGCCTGTTGAAATAAATTTATAACAGTTCAAAAAATATTTATGTTTCGTGAATTCCCATTGGTTTTAGTCTAGACACAGGATACTAGAGTGGTGATAGAGTTCCTAAAGAGTTCCCTAGAGGGCGATAAAGGTCCTTAACATAAAAAACAAATTGTGATCATAAATGAAAGAGGCCTACCTCTGACAAACGTTGAAACAGTactcatacttaagtaaaagtaaagataacttaacctcggatctgacccttttttcaattttcacctaaaatgacatgcccatatctaactgcctgtagctcaggacatgcatattcttgataccatttgaaagaaaacacattgaagtttgtggaaatgtgaaattaatgtaggagaatataacacattagatctggtaaaagataatacaaagaaaaaaacatgagtttttttgtattttttgtaccatcatctttgaaatgaaagagaaaggccataatgtattattccaggccaggcgcaatttagactttaagcactagatggcagcagtgtatgtgcaacgttttagattGATCCAATGAACCTTTgaatatctgttcaaaatgttgtatcaagaccacccaaatgtgcctaattggtttattcatgcattttcaagttcataattttgCACTCTCCTCAAGCAATAACatagtattctttcactgtaatagctactgtaaattggacagtgcagttagatgtaTCTAgaaagctttctgccaatatcaaatATGTCTATGCCCTGGTTTTGTTTCaatctcatgctaatcacattagctcaaccgtcccgtggggatgggggggggggggggaccgatCCTGTAGATGTTAGAAAATGACTCACGTACAAGTGACCCAGCAAAACACAACTTGAGTAAAAGACTCAaatatctggttttaaatgtacttaagtatggtggtggaaaaagtactcaattgtcataaaaGTAAAACGTAAAAGGAAATGCTTATACATCAAGTTCCTTATATTACGCAAACTAGACCGCacaattttttctttcttttatttacggacagccagtggcacactccaacactcagacataaaaaagtatttatgtttagtgagtccgccagatcagaagcagtagggattaCAACGCGTTATATTGATatttgtgtgaattggaccatattgttGTCCTGCCTGAGCAAGTATTTTTGGGtgtgagggaaaatgtatgggagtaaaaagtacatattgtctttaggaatgtagttgtcaaaaatataaatagtaaagtacagataccccacaaATCTacctaagtagtacttcaaagtatttttcttAGTTACTTTAGATCACTGACCTCCGACCACTCCCACACAGAAGTACAGTCCTTCCACTGAGTTGCAGAAGGAGGCAGAAATCAGTCCACACCCAGACAGGAATCCTCCACACATCATGACTGGACGACTCCCATACTTATTAACCAGAATACTGCTGATAGGacctgagacaaacacacacgtcacAAATTACAAATGCAATACCAAACAGTCAAGATGGTTCACGTATTGGGAAAAGTCACATTAGGCAACTATGCCCAAGCAAAACTGACTATACCATTATGACTATTGAAATAAAAATTTGACAACCTCTATAGGATGGCAGAATCACATTTTGAATCCCTTTCTCTTTATTAACATGGTTTTAAATATGTTCATAGGGAAGATTCCTTTCTTTATTCAAAACGTGAAAAAGGGAAATAGTGTATAATAAGAAAATCCAGACAACTTGAGAGAGATGTTATATTTGACCACTAGAGTTCCCCAAAGCCACAGTTCTGAGAAACACCGGTGCAGCCAGAGAATCAACACAACTTGTGCAATGATTTCTCTCACTGCAGCACTGCAGCAATTTCTCTGGTCTAGCAACTGTTCGCAATGCAATCTCACACAAAACAAGACAATCACAATGAAATGATGAGGTGTCGCTATGGTTTGTGTATTCCTAACATATGTGCAATGACAAAAGAAGAAGTCTCTAAAGATCACTTCAAGACAAGGCTACTGTAAAATCCTGCTTCATTCTGCTCTGTGGGTGATAGCGTGTGTGcaggatgatgtgtgtgtgagtaagagaGAGGTTTTGTTTAGAAAAAGAAAGTACTTGGACACAGGATACAATTAGGACTGAAACCATAAAGTACATTGCATTTTATGTCCACTGTCTCCAAGCAGCATACTTAGCACAACATAAAAACAGTAGAGTAGGCTACACTTAatgcgtccgcatgcttcccagccaaaacagtttgtgcatatattatgatcacatttggtgatgtttttgttcattttggactTTGGTAAGGGTTTTGTTGGCTGTTCGGGAACACAATTGTTTTTCTAAAGGCCAGTCGAAGTTCGGGAGCCAAAGTCTACATCCCTTCATCGGTGACTGGTCAACATTAGGGGTTCTTCAATAacgtctttgttgtcattcaacgagagacaactAGTTTTCATGAAAAATACTGCATCAAACatcatgttagtcatttagcagacgctcttatccagagcgacttacagtagtactaatgagtgcatacatttatcgTACTTTTTCGTACTGTTCCCAAGTGGGAATCAAACCAACAACCATGATGTTGCAAGAGCTATGCTCTACCTACATCTTAATTAGATGTAAAAATGCGCAACTAAGATCTCCTTGGCAAAAAAACGTAAAAAtgtatgacagatttcttgagttatcttcgaTTAATTGTGACTATTTTGAGGACTGGCTAtcgcgtctcaaaatggacaaacagtactattgccgatTTCTTCAATTTTTTCCATCAAAGGTCTTTTAAGGGGATATGCGAGCACACTTTTCGGTTCGCCTAGCCGACATCAGCTAG
It encodes the following:
- the LOC111969742 gene encoding monocarboxylate transporter 1; translated protein: MPPTTGGPQGYTPPEGGWGWAVVVGAFISIGFSFAFPKSITVFFKEIEVIFNCSSSQVSWISSIMLAVMYAGGPISSILVNKYGSRPVMMCGGFLSGCGLISASFCNSVEGLYFCVGVVGGLGLAFNLNPALTMIGKYFYHKRPIANGIAMAGSPVFLSTLAPLNSWLFDQFGWRGSFLILGGLLFNCCVAGSLMRPIEPKPQSSLKSEDVAKESMTCGQKCNSFIDLSLFKHRGFVLYLMGNVIMFFGLFSPLVFLSNFAKSRDIPKEKAAFLLSVLAFVDMVARPSMGIVANTKWIRPRVQYFFACSVLLNGVCHVLAPISVDYTGFVIYAIFFGFAFGWLSAVLFETLMDLVGTQRFSSAVGLVTIVECGPVLLGPPLLGKFKDIYNDYQYTYQSCGVILIIASVFLFVGMGINYRLLHKEKKEEERKANLEEKEEESNKDIAAKEASNNRLRAFDEAKTAEDTV